One Candidatus Hydrothermales bacterium genomic window, AAAAAAATTTTTAGGAGCCTTTTTGTATTTAAATATTCATGAAAGTGAATTAAAAAATTTGTAACACCCGTAACAAAAAGAAAGAAGAAAAAAAGTTTCACAAAAATTTTAAAATTCTTTATACTCATCTCATTTATTATAAACAATCTATGTAACCCAAAGTAAACAATTTAAAAAAAAATACACATTTTTTGCTTTAAAAAAATGGAACAAATTTTGTATAAAATTAAAGTAGACAGGAGGTAAGGCATGATTACAGGAAAGGATGCGAAGGGTAATAAAAAGAGAGGGTTTACCTTAATAGAGCTTTTATCTGTTGTTCTTATCTTTACTATTCTACTAGGTATAGGCGTTTATTCTTTAAAAAATCTTGGGGAAGTCTCCTCTGAAAGTGAAGCACAACGTATTGTTAGTTTACTAAATGTTTGGAGAGAAAGTGCTATCTCTACCCAAAGTTCTATATTAGTGCGTAGGATTGGAAGAGGGTTTGGTGTTTCAAGATTAAGAGCTGGTTTTGGTGAGCAGCATTTTGCTAATTATAATTTTGTCAAACTAAGATTTGGTATAAGTCTTGCAACTAGGGGAGTTGAGGAGGCACTTGGTGTTATAGAAAGTGACGGTGTTGTTTTTCCAAATGATATTTTAATTTTTGATAGAAGAGGAGGAGCTGTTGCCGGGGCTTTCTATTTGACAGATGGAAGGTTAGATTTTGCAATAGGAGTTACACCCTCAGGAAGAATAAAACTTTGGAGGTGGAGAAATGGAGCCTGGAGGGAAGGCTAATTTTTGTAGAAGTGGCCTTACTTTGATAGAGCTTCTTGTATCAATAACTATATTTGGTATACTTTTTGTAGGTCTTTTAAATGCACTATTTTTTGGTCTTGAAGCAAATATCTTAAACAGTCAAAGAATAAGAGCAAGGGAAATAATGACCTCTCATCTTGACTATCTTAAGAACTTACCTCCAGATCATCCTCACATTCAAGATGTAAGACCTGGGAATGGTCTTTTTAATCTAAATAATTTTGATCACTTGTTAGTGTTAGATGACAGAGTGACTGGTATGACTTGGCGAATTATTTGGAATATAGAAAGGGATCCCCAAGATCCAGATCTTTATGATATTAGGGTTTTTGTTTTATGGAGAAACGATAGATTTTTTGTAACCGCTCAAACAAGTTACTATAGGGGGGGAAGATGATGAAAAGAGCTTTCACTTTAGTTGAACTCTTAGTTTCCGTATTAATTTTTCAAATTGTTATAGTAGCAATTATAGCACTTTTTTTGACTCAACATAGGAGAACTATTCAAGTTCAAAATGTTTCATCCCTGCAGACTGATGCTCAGGTAGCCTTTGAAATATTAAAGTGGGACCTTAAGATGTGTGGTTTTGGTTTGGGACCTACTAATAATTTCATAATCTCTCAGGATGGGGGGCGAAATGGTCCTGATGCAATAACAATTTTTGGAGTTGCTCTCGGATTAGAACTGGCTCAAACAAGGTTCAACGTGGTTAAAGAAGGTACTCAGATACCTACAAGGAGAATTCTTTTAAATTTATGGGAAAGAGCTGATACAGTAAGAAATATAAAACCTCTTGACTTTATATACGGTATAGATCCTGAATCAAGAAGTTTAATTGAAGGTATACAAGGGGTTCAGGTAGAGTCTACACGAGTAGACTATAGCACTAGGACTCTCACATTAATTTTAAGAAATCCTATATCTTGTAAAAAGGGAACAATAATAATTGGTGTTAGAGATCAAAGAGGTGTTACAACTGGAATTACCTATCAGCTTGATGCAAATCGTGTTTTAAGAAGGGCTGGAGTTCCTTTTCTTGAAAATGTTGAGGATATTCAGTTTGCTTATGGAATTGATGGTTTAAATGGAAACCCTAACAATGTAATAGACCCTAATGAATGGGTTAATGATCTTACTGGAATAAGTAGTAGTATGATTTTTAACAATAAATTCGCTATAAGAGTAACCATGATAGTAAGGTCAAAGGGTATTCCTGGTTTTTTATATAACAGAAGAGTTTTAAATGTGGAAAATAGAGTAATAAATCTGAATGTACGTGATAGAAGATTTGATAGAATAATTTTGCAGGGGGTTGTGTACCCTAAAAATCTAAATATATAAGGAGGAGTTATGAAAAGAGGGGTTGCCCTAATTACAACTATATTAATGGCTTCCCTGTTAACCATCTTAATAGGGACAGCCCTTTTTCTTGTATCAAGGGGAATTTTTGTAACAGGTGGAGAGGAAAGATTTGTTTCTGCAATTGAGGCAGCAGATGGTGGAATAGAAAGGGGAGTATGGCAGATAAGAAGGTATATTTCAGGTCTTGATAATTTAGATCCGAGAAATTTTAGGATTGGTTCTTATGATGTTACAGTGGATCCTGAAATGGTGACGGTTTATCAGCGTTCAGGTTTTAATTTAAGATTCGCTGCAGCCTATTTAGGTCTTGGTTATTCAGAAACTGGTGGATCC contains:
- a CDS encoding prepilin-type N-terminal cleavage/methylation domain-containing protein → MITGKDAKGNKKRGFTLIELLSVVLIFTILLGIGVYSLKNLGEVSSESEAQRIVSLLNVWRESAISTQSSILVRRIGRGFGVSRLRAGFGEQHFANYNFVKLRFGISLATRGVEEALGVIESDGVVFPNDILIFDRRGGAVAGAFYLTDGRLDFAIGVTPSGRIKLWRWRNGAWREG
- a CDS encoding prepilin-type N-terminal cleavage/methylation domain-containing protein, whose translation is MEPGGKANFCRSGLTLIELLVSITIFGILFVGLLNALFFGLEANILNSQRIRAREIMTSHLDYLKNLPPDHPHIQDVRPGNGLFNLNNFDHLLVLDDRVTGMTWRIIWNIERDPQDPDLYDIRVFVLWRNDRFFVTAQTSYYRGGR